One window of Microbacterium sp. 1S1 genomic DNA carries:
- a CDS encoding sodium:proton exchanger yields the protein MPRALISRILLCLTIAAPAVVFRILAFHPNPVVDLFVFGAAVVAASFLLAWAAEAAQKDISGALAIAILALIAVLPEYAVDLYYAFRSGSDPDYAQYAAANMTGSNRLLLGFGWPLVVIVALIVANRGLGRGDTRRVSSLGLPVTARLDVGFLGILAVLAFAIPLLGNIPIWFGLVLITGFVLYLWRASRVEDDGEEEFVGAAADIAGMPTRARRVTVISMFVVSAAIILACAEPFATALVDSGTSLGIDSYFLVQWLAPLASEAPEFIIAVLFALRGMGAAAIGTLIASKVNQWSLLVGSLPIAHFFGGGGGDLPLDSRQIEEFVLTGTQTLMGVAIIIALRFHWRSAVALAAIFAVQFFVTDTTGRYILSAIQVLIAVGMLIAHRAHILPTLTAPFRRTPTRERLSETPTAAWQ from the coding sequence ATGCCTCGCGCCCTCATCTCCCGCATCCTGTTGTGCCTGACGATTGCCGCCCCGGCCGTTGTGTTCCGCATCCTCGCATTCCACCCGAACCCCGTAGTCGACCTGTTCGTGTTCGGTGCCGCGGTGGTCGCTGCGAGCTTCCTGCTCGCCTGGGCCGCCGAAGCCGCGCAGAAGGACATCTCCGGCGCCCTCGCGATTGCGATCCTCGCCCTGATCGCCGTGCTCCCCGAGTACGCCGTCGACCTGTACTACGCGTTCCGCTCGGGTTCGGACCCCGACTACGCCCAGTACGCCGCCGCGAACATGACCGGGTCCAACCGGCTGCTGCTCGGCTTCGGCTGGCCGCTGGTCGTGATCGTCGCCCTCATCGTCGCCAATCGAGGTCTTGGCCGTGGCGACACGCGCCGGGTGTCGAGTCTGGGCCTTCCCGTGACTGCGCGCCTCGACGTCGGATTCCTCGGCATCCTCGCGGTGCTGGCATTCGCGATCCCGCTGCTGGGCAACATCCCGATCTGGTTCGGCCTCGTCCTGATCACCGGATTCGTGCTGTACCTATGGCGCGCGAGCCGGGTCGAAGACGACGGCGAAGAGGAGTTCGTCGGAGCGGCAGCCGACATCGCCGGAATGCCGACGCGTGCCCGCCGCGTCACCGTCATCTCGATGTTCGTCGTGTCGGCCGCGATCATCCTCGCCTGCGCCGAACCGTTCGCTACCGCGCTCGTGGATTCGGGGACGTCGCTCGGCATCGACAGCTACTTCCTCGTCCAGTGGCTCGCCCCACTCGCCTCCGAGGCTCCCGAGTTCATCATCGCCGTGCTCTTCGCGCTGCGCGGCATGGGCGCCGCCGCCATCGGCACCCTCATCGCCTCGAAGGTCAACCAGTGGAGCCTGCTCGTCGGATCCCTCCCCATCGCGCACTTCTTCGGAGGCGGAGGAGGCGACCTGCCACTCGACTCCCGCCAGATCGAAGAGTTTGTCCTCACCGGCACACAGACCCTCATGGGCGTCGCGATCATCATCGCGCTGCGCTTCCACTGGCGCTCGGCCGTCGCCCTCGCAGCGATCTTCGCTGTGCAGTTCTTCGTCACCGACACCACCGGCCGCTACATCCTCTCAGCAATCCAGGTGCTGATCGCCGTGGGGATGCTCATCGCGCACCGCGCACACATCCTGCCCACTCTCACGGCACCGTTCCGCCGCACCCCTACTCGGGAACGTCTCAGCGAGACTCCGACGGCTGCCTGGCAGTGA
- a CDS encoding tyrosine-type recombinase/integrase produces MNPNHRLSDNLDETAALLASHPQLPELAAPIIVKYRPNSAALAGAWTATRSFTVETAAAMLPHSFDVARRLMTMSASFHMWVWARTGTELTIRRVYTQSNIDRFLETVHKNRSAGHRWGVSRQLVKIGRELADADLIAITAPHGKVRSPFTTKQIASMHSWANSLTTVKKRQNAQALLGLAGGAGLTAAEIVNVRVADIHRDGDVVFVDVVGKRARRVPVRHAWARVLLRSIDGRADADQRLFRGPRIAEYPPRIIQSFLTDHPAPVRPTPAALRAAWLLHHINNNVPLPVLREVAGFEHYSTLVRYYEHANVLDVADFTAQLVGAEVAR; encoded by the coding sequence ATGAACCCAAACCACCGACTCAGCGACAACCTCGACGAGACCGCAGCACTACTCGCATCCCACCCGCAGCTGCCCGAGCTGGCCGCGCCCATCATCGTCAAGTACCGGCCCAACAGCGCCGCCCTGGCTGGCGCCTGGACGGCCACACGCTCCTTCACCGTCGAGACCGCAGCCGCGATGCTGCCGCACTCGTTCGATGTGGCTCGCCGGCTGATGACGATGTCCGCGTCGTTCCACATGTGGGTGTGGGCGCGGACGGGTACAGAGCTGACGATCCGTCGGGTCTACACGCAGAGCAACATCGACCGGTTTCTCGAGACGGTCCATAAGAACCGATCCGCGGGTCACCGGTGGGGCGTATCCCGTCAGCTGGTGAAGATCGGTCGCGAGCTCGCCGACGCCGACCTCATCGCCATCACGGCACCGCACGGCAAGGTCCGCTCCCCGTTCACGACGAAGCAGATCGCGTCGATGCACAGCTGGGCGAACTCGCTCACCACCGTGAAGAAGCGCCAGAACGCTCAGGCGCTCCTCGGACTGGCCGGCGGCGCTGGACTGACCGCGGCCGAGATCGTCAACGTCCGCGTCGCCGACATCCACCGCGACGGCGACGTCGTCTTCGTCGATGTCGTCGGCAAGCGTGCCCGACGCGTACCTGTGCGACACGCCTGGGCTCGGGTGCTGCTTCGCAGCATCGACGGCCGGGCCGACGCCGACCAGCGTCTGTTTCGTGGACCGCGGATCGCCGAGTACCCGCCCCGCATCATCCAGTCCTTCCTCACTGACCACCCCGCGCCCGTCCGTCCCACCCCGGCAGCGCTTCGTGCGGCGTGGTTGCTGCACCACATCAACAACAACGTGCCGCTGCCCGTGCTCCGTGAAGTGGCCGGGTTCGAGCACTACTCGACCCTCGTTCGGTACTACGAGCACGCGAACGTGCTGGATGTCGCTGACTTCACTGCTCAGCTCGTCGGAGCGGAGGTCGCACGATGA
- a CDS encoding GNAT family N-acetyltransferase — MSTITTAQATTARWDDVQHALTGGGDGASCQCIWPILPNKDWNRTTTPQRTEMFRAEIDEGPPPGLVAYVDGEAAGWIRIGPRTRQGRIPRTRMIAASSTEPFDDESVWAVTCFVVRRENRGTGLNAELLDAAIAFARESGARLIEGYPVDTRGEKQRANDLYHGTLGTFLRAGFTEKAVMKPGRVLVALDLARSGTDSVKG, encoded by the coding sequence ATGTCGACGATCACGACCGCGCAGGCGACGACCGCCCGGTGGGACGACGTGCAGCACGCGCTCACCGGCGGCGGTGACGGGGCGAGCTGCCAGTGCATCTGGCCGATACTTCCGAACAAGGACTGGAACCGGACGACCACGCCGCAGCGCACGGAGATGTTCCGCGCCGAGATCGATGAGGGTCCGCCTCCGGGGCTGGTCGCGTACGTCGACGGTGAGGCCGCCGGCTGGATCCGTATCGGCCCGCGCACCCGGCAGGGCCGGATCCCCCGCACCCGCATGATCGCCGCGTCGAGCACCGAGCCATTCGACGACGAGTCCGTGTGGGCCGTGACCTGCTTCGTCGTCCGCAGGGAGAATCGGGGCACCGGGCTCAACGCGGAGCTGCTCGACGCCGCGATCGCCTTCGCGCGGGAGTCCGGCGCCCGTCTCATCGAGGGCTATCCGGTCGACACCCGCGGCGAGAAGCAGCGCGCGAACGATCTGTACCACGGCACGCTCGGGACGTTCCTGCGCGCAGGTTTCACGGAGAAGGCGGTGATGAAGCCGGGGCGCGTGCTCGTCGCCCTCGACCTGGCACGGAGCGGGACCGATAGCGTGAAGGGATGA
- a CDS encoding lysoplasmalogenase family protein, which yields MQRRALPPAIVWAFVPYLVVSLLHVVLLAADHDLAGPTKLLLMPLLAVPVVVGARRIHPPVTVALLLLALLFSWLGDGAGALFPAAPELPLMLAFFGLAHIAYIVLFVRHLVRRRLPWWTAIYAAWWLAMILVLGPHTGPLLIGVALYGLLLAGTAAFAARCHPLVATGGALFLASDTILAFRLFLPDALPAWSSPAVMLTYTLGQGLIVAGTLVSLQRKEP from the coding sequence ATGCAGCGCCGCGCCCTCCCTCCCGCGATCGTGTGGGCGTTCGTCCCCTACCTCGTGGTCTCGCTCCTGCACGTCGTGCTCCTCGCGGCAGACCACGACCTCGCTGGCCCAACGAAGCTGCTGCTCATGCCGCTGCTCGCGGTGCCGGTCGTGGTGGGGGCGCGTCGGATCCACCCACCCGTGACGGTGGCCCTGCTCCTCCTCGCCCTGCTCTTCTCCTGGCTGGGGGACGGCGCGGGCGCGCTATTCCCCGCGGCACCCGAGCTTCCGCTCATGCTCGCCTTCTTCGGCCTCGCGCACATCGCCTACATCGTCCTCTTCGTCCGTCACCTGGTGCGCCGCCGCCTCCCGTGGTGGACCGCGATCTACGCCGCCTGGTGGCTCGCGATGATCCTCGTCCTTGGCCCGCACACCGGGCCGCTTCTCATCGGCGTCGCCCTGTACGGCCTGCTCCTCGCGGGCACCGCCGCGTTCGCCGCGCGCTGCCACCCGCTCGTCGCGACGGGCGGCGCCCTCTTCCTGGCGAGCGACACGATCCTCGCCTTCCGCCTCTTCCTGCCCGACGCACTTCCGGCCTGGAGCAGCCCGGCAGTGATGCTCACGTACACGCTCGGCCAGGGGCTGATCGTCGCCGGCACCCTCGTCTCCCTGCAACGGAAGGAACCCTGA
- a CDS encoding RNA-binding S4 domain-containing protein, producing MVDSARVDSWLWAVRVYKTRSAATTACRAGHVRVNGDKAKAAQTVRVGDELRVRIAGFDRILIVRQILVKRVGAPLAALGYEDRTPEREPQAALGVRDRGAGRPTKRERRDIDRLRGRGDIQHE from the coding sequence ATGGTCGACAGCGCGCGGGTGGACAGCTGGCTCTGGGCCGTGCGTGTCTACAAGACCCGGTCGGCGGCGACCACCGCATGCCGTGCGGGGCATGTGCGCGTCAACGGCGACAAGGCGAAGGCCGCGCAGACCGTTCGCGTGGGCGATGAACTCCGCGTCCGGATCGCGGGCTTCGACCGGATCCTGATCGTGCGCCAGATCCTCGTCAAACGCGTCGGCGCACCACTGGCCGCCCTCGGCTACGAGGACCGGACGCCGGAACGCGAGCCGCAGGCAGCCCTCGGCGTCCGAGACCGCGGCGCCGGACGGCCGACGAAGCGGGAGCGTCGGGACATCGACCGCCTCCGTGGACGAGGCGATATACAGCACGAGTGA
- a CDS encoding HNH endonuclease signature motif containing protein has protein sequence MTNPPTAPLDLEERRRVRDAWTETRRRIAMLEAEAAELLVAQIAFHDEDVASAPHHRDAIHRSMVAEFATAARLSTGTMEFAFADALALSTALPRVREAFHTGALSSAHVREIARASAIVDEAIRNRVVAPETMALFEAAVLVVAEAETAARTRAHARRVASALVGETITERHRRAADERCVTVRSVDDGLAVLTAILPEWAAVAIADRLSQLTRTVIRARGAAPACASGSAGDAGATPDSRCESTILSADGGTFALDPEAEPTPTDTRTWSQVQADLLTDLLLTADPSAVEGEGVTGVRGRLQVTVAATTLGGLDDRPAELDGHGALDPDIARALAGRDGGWTRLFLDPHGQVIETDAYSPTESMRRLLRARDQQCRFPGCRQPVHRCDIDHTWDHAKGGPTRVDNLAHLCRGHHVLKHPDIPEPQRWTVRQRPGGVLEWRSPLGAVHTDRAPRRVAFV, from the coding sequence ATGACGAATCCACCGACCGCACCCCTCGATCTGGAGGAGCGGCGGCGCGTCCGAGACGCCTGGACGGAGACCCGTCGGCGTATCGCGATGTTGGAGGCAGAAGCTGCGGAGTTGCTGGTGGCGCAGATCGCTTTCCACGACGAGGATGTCGCCTCGGCTCCCCACCACCGCGATGCCATCCACCGCTCGATGGTTGCCGAGTTCGCCACGGCGGCGCGGCTTTCCACCGGCACCATGGAGTTCGCGTTCGCCGACGCTCTCGCCCTGAGCACGGCGCTCCCCCGCGTGCGAGAGGCGTTCCACACGGGTGCTCTGAGCTCCGCGCATGTGCGGGAGATCGCGCGGGCGAGCGCGATCGTAGACGAGGCCATCCGCAACCGCGTCGTCGCTCCCGAGACGATGGCGCTGTTCGAGGCGGCGGTGCTCGTCGTCGCCGAGGCCGAGACCGCGGCGCGCACGCGCGCGCATGCCCGCCGCGTCGCCTCCGCTCTCGTCGGCGAGACCATCACGGAGCGACACCGCCGAGCCGCGGACGAGCGATGCGTCACTGTGCGGTCAGTCGACGACGGCCTTGCGGTCCTGACGGCGATCCTGCCGGAATGGGCGGCGGTGGCGATCGCCGACCGACTGAGTCAGCTCACCCGCACGGTGATCCGGGCCCGTGGTGCGGCTCCCGCGTGCGCCTCGGGGTCTGCCGGTGACGCGGGGGCGACGCCTGACTCTCGCTGTGAGAGCACCATCCTGAGCGCCGACGGCGGAACGTTCGCGCTCGACCCTGAGGCGGAGCCGACCCCCACGGACACCCGCACCTGGAGCCAGGTGCAGGCCGACCTGCTGACCGATCTCCTCCTCACCGCCGACCCGAGTGCGGTCGAGGGCGAGGGCGTCACCGGGGTGCGCGGCCGCCTGCAGGTCACCGTAGCGGCGACGACACTCGGCGGACTCGACGACCGTCCGGCCGAACTGGACGGGCACGGCGCGCTCGACCCGGACATCGCCCGCGCTCTGGCCGGACGCGACGGCGGATGGACGCGCTTGTTCCTCGATCCGCACGGCCAGGTCATCGAGACGGACGCCTACAGCCCGACCGAGAGTATGCGACGACTACTCCGAGCCCGCGACCAGCAGTGCCGGTTCCCGGGGTGCCGCCAGCCCGTACACCGCTGCGACATCGACCACACCTGGGATCACGCGAAGGGCGGCCCGACTCGCGTCGACAATCTCGCGCACCTCTGCCGTGGACACCATGTGCTGAAACACCCCGACATCCCGGAGCCTCAGCGCTGGACGGTGAGGCAGCGCCCCGGTGGAGTTCTCGAATGGCGAAGTCCGCTCGGCGCGGTCCACACCGACCGTGCCCCACGTCGGGTCGCGTTCGTGTGA
- a CDS encoding NUDIX domain-containing protein → MTVVPPAAGEPRRPEGPRDPGDAWVVAATGERYWGRFGAAGLLAVDPKRGILLQHRVAWSHFGGTWGLPGGALHEGEAAIVGAVREAQEEAGVPDGAVRPRFTSVLDLGVWSYTTVVADVRTPFDPVISDPESVALSWVSIEQVDGLPLHPGFGAAWPMLRAQLSAHPVVVVDAANVVGSVPDGWWKDRAGAAARLRDRLTGLSVPADDLGLAGDAWFPEVALVVEGRARDIAQASAEGSPADAAAAEAGVASSALDVVRAEGAGDDAIVAEVERRVASARPVLAVTSDRELQSRVEAAGAQVRPSGWLLRLLDA, encoded by the coding sequence GTGACTGTCGTACCTCCTGCCGCCGGTGAACCGCGTCGCCCCGAGGGGCCTCGCGATCCGGGCGACGCCTGGGTGGTGGCGGCGACGGGCGAGCGGTACTGGGGGCGCTTCGGTGCCGCCGGTCTCCTCGCCGTTGACCCGAAGCGCGGGATCCTGCTGCAGCATCGCGTGGCGTGGAGCCACTTCGGCGGCACCTGGGGCCTGCCGGGGGGAGCGCTGCACGAGGGTGAGGCAGCCATCGTCGGTGCCGTACGGGAGGCGCAGGAGGAGGCCGGGGTGCCGGACGGCGCGGTGCGGCCGCGTTTCACGAGCGTGCTCGATCTCGGCGTCTGGTCGTACACCACCGTCGTCGCGGACGTGCGGACCCCCTTCGATCCCGTGATCAGCGACCCCGAGAGCGTCGCGCTGTCGTGGGTGTCCATCGAGCAGGTGGACGGGCTGCCGCTCCACCCCGGCTTCGGTGCGGCGTGGCCGATGCTGCGGGCGCAGCTGTCGGCACACCCGGTGGTCGTCGTCGACGCGGCCAACGTCGTGGGCTCGGTCCCGGACGGCTGGTGGAAGGATCGCGCTGGAGCAGCCGCACGCCTGCGCGATCGTCTGACGGGACTCTCCGTGCCCGCGGACGACCTCGGGCTCGCGGGGGACGCCTGGTTCCCGGAGGTGGCGCTCGTCGTGGAAGGTCGCGCACGGGACATCGCGCAGGCGTCCGCCGAGGGATCGCCCGCGGATGCCGCGGCCGCGGAAGCCGGTGTCGCGAGCTCGGCCCTCGACGTTGTGCGCGCGGAGGGCGCCGGTGACGACGCGATCGTGGCAGAGGTCGAACGCCGGGTCGCGAGCGCGCGGCCGGTTCTCGCGGTGACCAGTGACCGCGAGCTGCAGTCTCGCGTCGAGGCCGCCGGGGCGCAGGTGCGCCCGAGCGGCTGGCTCCTCCGCCTCCTCGACGCGTAG
- the der gene encoding ribosome biogenesis GTPase Der, which yields MADDEYEGGPDQLAEKLEQIDDQLAEQRAETLRAGLADYELDDEDAALLAGVALGEDGIEFLPALPVVAIVGRPNVGKSALVNRILGRREAVVEDTPGVTRDRVTYKAEWNDRRFTLVDTGGWEPDARGIDRSVAAQAEVAIDLSDVVLFVVDAMVGATSTDEHVVKLLRKSGKPVFLVANKIDDARQEPEAAALWNLGLGEPHPVSAIHGRGVADLLDAVLEKLPEISAVAKQEIGGPRRVAILGRPNVGKSSLLNKAAGEERVVVNDLAGTTRDPVDEVVELGGKMWRLVDTAGIRRRVHMAQGADFYASLRTSAALEKAEVAIVVLDVSESISEQDVRIIDLVLESGRALVLAFNKWDRLNDDDLENADRRRYLEREIEQDLAHVAWAPRVNISAKTGRHLDKLVPALEMALENWDRRIPTGKFNAFLAELVAEHPHPVRGGKQPRILFGTQASTRPPTFVLFTTGFLDPGYRRFIQRRLRELYPFEGTPIVINMRVRERRQR from the coding sequence GTGGCTGACGACGAATACGAAGGCGGTCCCGACCAGCTCGCCGAGAAGCTCGAGCAGATCGACGACCAGCTGGCCGAGCAGCGCGCGGAGACCCTGCGCGCCGGACTCGCCGACTACGAGCTCGACGACGAGGACGCCGCGCTCCTCGCCGGGGTGGCTCTCGGTGAGGACGGCATCGAGTTCCTGCCGGCGCTCCCCGTGGTGGCGATCGTGGGACGGCCGAACGTCGGCAAGTCTGCGCTCGTGAACCGCATCCTCGGCCGTCGTGAGGCTGTCGTGGAGGACACCCCGGGTGTGACCCGTGACCGTGTCACGTACAAGGCCGAGTGGAACGACCGTCGGTTCACCCTCGTCGACACCGGCGGGTGGGAGCCGGACGCCCGCGGCATCGATCGTTCGGTCGCGGCGCAGGCCGAGGTCGCGATCGACCTGTCCGATGTCGTCCTGTTCGTCGTCGACGCCATGGTGGGCGCCACCTCGACCGACGAGCACGTCGTGAAGCTGCTGAGGAAGAGCGGCAAGCCGGTCTTCCTCGTCGCCAACAAGATCGACGACGCTCGTCAGGAGCCGGAAGCGGCCGCCCTCTGGAACCTCGGTCTCGGGGAGCCGCACCCGGTGTCCGCGATCCACGGTCGCGGTGTGGCCGACCTGCTCGACGCCGTGCTGGAGAAGCTGCCGGAGATCTCCGCGGTGGCGAAGCAGGAGATCGGCGGTCCGCGCCGCGTCGCGATCCTGGGGCGTCCGAACGTGGGCAAGTCCTCGCTGCTGAACAAGGCCGCGGGGGAGGAGCGCGTCGTCGTCAACGATCTCGCCGGCACGACTCGCGACCCCGTGGACGAAGTCGTGGAGCTGGGCGGCAAGATGTGGCGCCTCGTCGACACGGCCGGTATCCGCCGCCGCGTGCACATGGCGCAGGGCGCGGACTTCTATGCGTCGCTGCGTACCTCGGCGGCGCTGGAGAAGGCCGAGGTCGCGATCGTCGTCCTCGACGTGTCGGAGTCGATCAGCGAGCAGGACGTGCGGATCATCGACCTCGTGCTCGAGTCGGGTCGCGCGCTCGTCCTGGCGTTCAACAAGTGGGATCGCCTCAACGACGACGACCTGGAGAACGCCGACCGCCGCCGCTACCTGGAGCGCGAGATCGAGCAGGACCTCGCCCACGTGGCCTGGGCCCCGCGAGTCAACATCTCGGCGAAGACCGGCCGTCACCTCGACAAACTCGTCCCGGCGCTGGAGATGGCGCTGGAGAACTGGGACCGCCGGATCCCCACGGGCAAGTTCAACGCGTTCCTCGCCGAACTCGTCGCCGAGCACCCGCACCCCGTCCGTGGCGGGAAGCAGCCGCGCATCCTCTTCGGCACGCAGGCCTCGACCCGCCCGCCGACATTCGTGCTGTTCACGACCGGCTTCCTCGACCCGGGCTACCGTCGGTTCATCCAGCGCCGGCTGCGGGAGCTCTACCCGTTCGAGGGCACGCCGATCGTCATCAACATGCGCGTGCGGGAGCGTCGCCAGCGCTGA
- the cmk gene encoding (d)CMP kinase gives MTDTSTVSATKFIAIDGPAGSGKSSVSKAIARREGFGYLDTGSAYRALAWHVLDRGADTDDAEAVRAAAAEFPVRLGLDPDDRTVRVGDVDVTEAIREPRVSGAVSGVARVPEVRSQVNELFRALVAEAPYPAVVVEGRDITTVVAPDAPVRILLTAAPEVRAARRAGELAGENAAAVAAALHKRDASDSAVVDFLNAAEGVEVVDSTALDFPQTIDAVLSVIERLRGADRG, from the coding sequence ATGACTGACACCTCCACCGTCTCCGCCACGAAGTTCATCGCCATCGACGGGCCCGCCGGGTCCGGCAAGTCGAGCGTCTCCAAGGCGATCGCGCGCCGCGAGGGCTTCGGCTATCTCGACACGGGATCCGCGTATCGGGCCCTCGCATGGCACGTGCTCGATCGCGGAGCGGACACCGACGACGCCGAGGCCGTGCGTGCTGCGGCCGCCGAGTTCCCGGTCCGCCTCGGCCTCGACCCGGACGACCGCACCGTGCGCGTGGGCGACGTCGACGTGACGGAGGCGATCCGCGAGCCGCGCGTGTCCGGTGCCGTGAGCGGCGTGGCCCGCGTGCCCGAGGTGCGCAGTCAGGTCAACGAGCTCTTCCGGGCGCTGGTCGCCGAGGCGCCGTATCCGGCCGTCGTCGTCGAAGGACGCGATATCACGACCGTGGTGGCCCCGGACGCGCCGGTCCGCATCCTGCTGACCGCGGCGCCTGAGGTACGGGCTGCTCGCCGTGCGGGAGAGCTCGCGGGCGAGAACGCCGCCGCCGTCGCGGCGGCTCTCCACAAGCGCGACGCCTCCGACAGCGCCGTCGTCGACTTCCTCAACGCCGCCGAGGGCGTGGAGGTCGTCGATTCGACCGCACTCGATTTCCCCCAGACCATCGACGCCGTCCTTTCGGTGATCGAACGACTCCGAGGAGCAGACCGTGGCTGA
- a CDS encoding prephenate dehydrogenase, which yields MTQTTSAPAARKAGAVAPRLSGTVRIVGAGLLGASVGHALRAKGIDVVLTDASPAQLRLAVDYGAGRLPQDDDAPVLIVVAVPPDVTADVIQAELERYPDAVVTDVASVKLEPFRTLRERGVDLARYIGSHPLAGRERGGAISARADLFIGRPWVVCRDEDTSARDLALVEALALDVGAMPLEMTPEEHDRSVALTSHVPQVVASLLAGRLAGAEEGALRLAGQGVRDTTRIAASAPELWVQILGANAGPVVEILDALATDLSEVADALRAPGAPGARRVLAETIRQGNDGVERLPGKHGQNRRFETLVVMVDDTAGQLGRLFGELGELGVNVEDLRLEHSPGAQFGLAEISVDPAALHGAITGLQERGWRIAGNTND from the coding sequence ATGACCCAGACGACGAGTGCGCCCGCGGCGCGGAAGGCCGGTGCCGTCGCGCCCCGCCTGTCCGGCACCGTGCGCATCGTCGGCGCCGGGCTGCTCGGCGCCAGCGTCGGTCACGCCCTCCGCGCGAAGGGCATCGACGTCGTCCTCACGGATGCGTCCCCGGCGCAGTTGCGGCTCGCCGTCGACTACGGGGCTGGACGTCTCCCGCAGGATGACGACGCCCCTGTGCTCATCGTCGTCGCCGTGCCGCCGGATGTGACGGCCGACGTGATCCAGGCCGAGCTCGAGCGCTACCCCGACGCCGTCGTGACGGATGTCGCGAGTGTGAAGTTGGAGCCCTTCCGGACGCTCCGGGAGCGCGGAGTGGACCTCGCCCGCTACATCGGCTCGCACCCCCTCGCCGGTCGGGAGCGCGGCGGTGCGATCTCCGCCCGGGCCGACCTGTTCATCGGACGGCCGTGGGTCGTGTGCCGCGACGAGGACACCTCTGCGCGAGACCTCGCGCTGGTCGAGGCGCTGGCTCTGGATGTCGGCGCGATGCCGCTGGAGATGACCCCCGAGGAGCACGACCGCTCCGTCGCCCTCACCTCGCACGTGCCTCAGGTCGTCGCGAGCCTCCTTGCCGGGCGTCTCGCCGGGGCCGAGGAGGGCGCACTCCGCCTGGCCGGGCAGGGTGTGCGGGACACGACGCGCATCGCCGCCTCTGCCCCCGAGCTCTGGGTGCAGATCCTCGGCGCCAACGCCGGCCCCGTGGTCGAGATCCTCGACGCCCTCGCAACGGATCTGAGTGAGGTCGCCGATGCGCTCCGCGCGCCCGGCGCCCCCGGTGCCCGTCGCGTCCTGGCGGAGACCATCCGCCAGGGTAACGACGGCGTCGAACGACTCCCCGGCAAGCACGGACAGAACCGACGCTTCGAGACACTGGTCGTCATGGTCGACGACACCGCCGGCCAGCTCGGCCGCCTGTTCGGCGAGCTCGGCGAGCTGGGCGTGAACGTCGAGGACCTGCGGCTGGAGCATTCTCCCGGCGCGCAGTTCGGCCTCGCCGAGATCAGTGTCGACCCCGCGGCGCTGCACGGCGCGATCACCGGGCTCCAGGAACGCGGCTGGCGCATCGCAGGGAACACCAATGACTGA
- a CDS encoding pseudouridine synthase: MTTDAHDSAAPEGVRLQKVLAAAGVASRRVVEQYIVEGRIRVNGQTVTELGRRIDPERDLVDVDGTAVQLDVSKRYVMLNKPTGVVSSMRDESGRPDLRRFTKDYDERLYNVGRLDAETSGLLLLTNDGELAHVLAHPSFGVTKVYIAKVEGTVTAQTISMLTKGIELEDGPIAADKARLLDTSRGSSLVELTLHSGRNRIVRRMMAAVGHPVTELVRRQFGPLHLGTLPAGRTRELSKIELGALLTLARRESGVAAAPGEQETE, encoded by the coding sequence ATGACCACCGACGCCCACGATTCCGCGGCCCCCGAGGGCGTGCGACTGCAGAAGGTGCTGGCGGCTGCCGGCGTCGCCTCTCGACGCGTCGTCGAGCAGTACATCGTCGAGGGACGCATCCGCGTGAACGGCCAGACGGTCACCGAACTCGGTCGCCGCATCGACCCGGAACGCGACCTGGTCGACGTCGACGGCACCGCGGTGCAGCTCGACGTGTCCAAGCGCTATGTGATGCTGAACAAGCCGACCGGCGTGGTCAGCAGCATGCGCGATGAGAGCGGCCGTCCTGACCTCCGGCGCTTCACGAAGGACTACGACGAGCGGCTGTACAACGTCGGCCGCCTGGACGCCGAGACCAGCGGTCTGCTGCTGCTCACCAACGACGGCGAACTCGCGCATGTCCTCGCGCACCCGTCGTTCGGCGTTACCAAGGTCTACATCGCGAAGGTCGAGGGGACGGTGACCGCGCAGACCATCTCGATGCTCACCAAGGGCATCGAGCTGGAAGACGGCCCCATCGCCGCCGACAAGGCCCGGCTGCTGGACACCTCCCGCGGGTCGAGCCTCGTCGAGCTCACGCTCCACTCAGGACGCAACCGGATCGTGCGCCGCATGATGGCCGCGGTCGGGCATCCCGTCACGGAACTCGTGCGGCGCCAGTTCGGTCCGCTGCACCTGGGAACCCTCCCGGCGGGTCGGACGCGGGAACTGAGTAAAATCGAACTCGGCGCGCTGTTGACCCTCGCGCGCCGCGAATCCGGTGTCGCCGCGGCGCCAGGCGAGCAGGAGACCGAATGA